A segment of the Catenuloplanes nepalensis genome:
GGCAGGCCCTCGGCGGTCAGCGTGTCGAAACGGACCTGCACCGTGTTGTCCTGGACCGCGATGTTCGCGGTGCCGTTCAGCTCGACGTTCTGCCCGAAGACCGAGACCGGCAGCGTCGCGCCCAGCTTGCCGTCCCGCTCGGCCAGCGTGACGCCCTCCTGGCCGATCATGCCGGCCAGGCTGGTGTAGTCGATGGTGCCGACGCCGTCGACGTTCGCCGCGACGATCTCGCCCTGCCCGGTGCGCAGCGTGTTCAGCGGCGCGGAGACGCCGGTCGCGTCGATGTCCAGCGTGGGGATGCGGACCACGTCGGCCGCGCCGGGCACCGGGCCCTGCACCTCGCGCAGCAGCACGGATATCTCCTCGTACCGCCCGGCCAGCACCTGGGTGAGGAACGGGACGCCGCCCACGGACACCTCGGCCGGCTCGGCGCTGAGGCCCTGCGCGGAGAGCTGGCCGTCGATCTCGCTGCCGATCCGGTCCTCCGCGTAGCCGTGCGCCACCCGGTCCGCGACCACCACCAGCACACCCAGCACGATCAGGAACACGATGAGCGTGATGAGCAACGCCCGTCCCCGCCGGCGGCGCCGTGGCCGGTCGACCTCGTGTTGCTCGGTCGGCTGCTCGTACACCGTCACCGTCGCCTCCCAGCGCGCTCGTTCACTCGAGTCTTGTTACGGAACCGGATACCCATCCGGGTCAGGTGAGGAACATGACAGACATCAGGTACGCCGTGGGCGCGGCGAGTGCGAAACCGCCCAGCGGGCCCTGCATGTGCCGGGCCAGGAACATGGTCGGCGCGTCGCCGGCCAGCTGCCTGCCCGCCTCGGAGTAGTCGGTGGCGAGGTCCACCAGGCTGGCGGCGCCGGCCGCGACCAGGCCGACGATCGCGGCGCTGCCGGGGTCGAACCCGACCTGGTACCGCCCGATCACCGCGGCCACGGCGGTGCCGATCATGGTGCCGAGCACCACGCCCAGGCCGCCGCGCGGCACGTGCGGCTCGAACCGGGGC
Coding sequences within it:
- a CDS encoding LmeA family phospholipid-binding protein is translated as MTVYEQPTEQHEVDRPRRRRRGRALLITLIVFLIVLGVLVVVADRVAHGYAEDRIGSEIDGQLSAQGLSAEPAEVSVGGVPFLTQVLAGRYEEISVLLREVQGPVPGAADVVRIPTLDIDATGVSAPLNTLRTGQGEIVAANVDGVGTIDYTSLAGMIGQEGVTLAERDGKLGATLPVSVFGQNVELNGTANIAVQDNTVQVRFDTLTAEGLPDNALVQNLISGYAEQLSLNVALPALPFGLQVTEIKPAADGLQVTATAKDVPLNQGGA